A portion of the Micromonospora vinacea genome contains these proteins:
- a CDS encoding universal stress protein, with protein MAAPADAAVLVGLGSELDLPVVEQAAQEAAGHGRPLHLLHTFDWRAAFAADTVAAPRDQAEHLITRAAQLAHQTEPGLTVRGEIVESSMLPTLIRRSEVAFLLAVGDSGMAGSGQCVPAETTAVQLAARAGCPLLVVRREPPPQGPVLVGVDGSPSSHLALQWAVECAARRGARLLALRVVEYDEDTDAVADQLSEALARHTGRDNTVPTECRVVRGDPAEVLIDTSRNAQVALVAARGDEPGRAMLGAVAQSLLYHSPAPVVVVRGLAEAPLTGPDARPERDQRP; from the coding sequence ATGGCCGCACCCGCCGACGCAGCGGTGCTGGTCGGCCTCGGGTCGGAACTCGACCTTCCGGTCGTCGAACAGGCCGCGCAGGAGGCCGCCGGACACGGCCGGCCACTGCACCTGCTGCATACCTTCGACTGGCGTGCGGCCTTCGCCGCGGACACCGTCGCCGCACCCCGCGACCAGGCCGAACACCTGATCACCCGCGCCGCCCAACTGGCCCACCAGACCGAGCCGGGGCTGACCGTACGCGGCGAGATCGTCGAGAGCTCGATGCTGCCCACCCTCATCCGCCGCTCGGAGGTCGCCTTCCTGCTGGCCGTCGGTGACAGCGGCATGGCGGGCAGCGGCCAGTGCGTACCGGCCGAGACGACAGCCGTGCAGTTGGCCGCACGCGCCGGCTGCCCCCTGCTGGTGGTTCGGCGTGAGCCGCCGCCACAGGGCCCGGTGCTGGTGGGCGTGGACGGCTCCCCCAGCTCACACCTCGCCCTCCAGTGGGCCGTGGAGTGCGCGGCCCGCCGCGGCGCCCGACTGCTGGCGCTGCGGGTGGTGGAGTACGACGAGGACACCGACGCGGTCGCCGACCAGCTCAGCGAAGCACTTGCCCGGCACACCGGCCGCGACAACACAGTGCCGACCGAGTGTCGCGTGGTACGCGGTGACCCCGCCGAGGTGCTGATCGACACGTCCCGCAACGCGCAGGTGGCGCTGGTCGCCGCCCGCGGCGACGAACCGGGCCGGGCCATGCTGGGTGCTGTCGCCCAGTCCCTGCTCTACCACTCGCCGGCCCCGGTGGTCGTCGTCCGCGGCCTGGCCGAGGCGCCGCTGACCGGGCCTGACGCCCGCCCGGAGCGGGACCAACGGCCCTGA
- a CDS encoding ABC transporter permease, producing MAGRLLLVCRLLMRDLRRRRTDTILLLTAITAATATLTIGLTLNEIADRPYQQTRTATAGPDVIVTPRATGQAALDELASLTTGAGVTDHSGPFPIAYLTMTAHGKSAHTVVAGRDTTPASIDRPAVTDGTWVRRGCVVVERAFADALGIRIGDTVNIGGHRLRVIGTAVTAARATYPYAGWHYPGSVLVERGGLVWVDHSDIATLAGSQPLSYTLNLKLADPASSSAYPIGDQLTTWQAISYLNGRLYSDAQIALLVGSWLLNGLALAGVAGIVAGRIIGQRRRVGLLKAVGAGPAMIAAVHLAEYLAIGLAAAATGLVAGWLAAPALIRPSAGLIGSVNAQPPALRMVFAVTVLALAIAVAATLVPVLRAAATSTVHALADAATPPRRRRWRIWLSRRLPTALLIGVRINARRPRRARLVTVNTLITTTTLVGILMVNTQAVRFDLGYTELANPRVERGEQATLVLTVVLCILALINAVVSAWTAVLDARQPLAVARTLGATPAQAGLGLAVAQLLPAIPGVAVGIPAGVGLVTFVSTGEVQYPPDSSLLATALGVLLAIAALTAIPAMIATRRPVVDTLRSAPT from the coding sequence ATGGCCGGCCGCCTCCTGCTCGTCTGCCGGCTGCTGATGCGGGACCTGCGCCGCCGCCGAACCGACACCATCCTGCTGCTGACCGCAATCACCGCCGCCACCGCCACACTGACCATCGGCCTCACCCTCAACGAGATCGCCGACCGGCCGTACCAGCAGACCCGGACCGCCACCGCCGGCCCGGATGTGATCGTGACACCCCGGGCCACCGGCCAGGCCGCATTGGACGAGCTCGCATCGCTGACCACCGGGGCCGGCGTCACCGATCACAGTGGCCCCTTCCCGATCGCCTACCTAACGATGACGGCCCATGGGAAGTCCGCGCACACCGTCGTAGCGGGCCGGGACACCACACCCGCATCGATCGACCGGCCCGCCGTGACCGACGGCACCTGGGTACGCCGCGGCTGCGTGGTCGTCGAGCGCGCCTTCGCCGACGCCCTCGGCATCCGCATCGGCGACACGGTCAACATCGGCGGCCATCGGCTGCGCGTGATCGGCACCGCGGTCACCGCCGCGAGAGCGACGTACCCCTACGCCGGGTGGCACTACCCCGGCAGCGTCCTGGTCGAGCGCGGCGGCCTGGTCTGGGTCGACCACAGCGACATCGCCACGCTCGCGGGCAGCCAGCCGCTGTCGTACACCCTCAACCTCAAACTCGCCGACCCGGCGTCCAGCAGCGCGTACCCCATCGGTGACCAACTCACCACCTGGCAGGCGATCAGCTACCTCAACGGTCGGCTGTACAGCGACGCACAGATCGCCCTGCTCGTCGGCAGCTGGCTACTCAACGGCCTTGCGCTGGCCGGCGTCGCCGGCATCGTCGCGGGTCGGATCATCGGCCAGCGTCGCCGGGTGGGGCTGCTCAAGGCCGTCGGCGCCGGACCGGCCATGATCGCCGCCGTCCACCTCGCCGAGTACCTCGCGATCGGGCTTGCCGCCGCCGCCACGGGCCTGGTCGCGGGCTGGCTCGCCGCACCCGCGCTGATCCGCCCCAGCGCCGGACTCATCGGCTCCGTCAACGCCCAGCCACCTGCGCTGCGCATGGTGTTCGCCGTCACGGTCCTTGCCCTCGCGATCGCTGTGGCGGCGACTCTGGTGCCGGTGTTGCGCGCCGCCGCCACCAGCACCGTTCACGCGCTGGCCGACGCCGCAACGCCACCGCGGCGCCGGCGGTGGCGCATCTGGCTGTCGCGGCGGCTGCCCACCGCCCTACTGATCGGGGTGCGTATCAACGCGCGCCGACCGCGCCGCGCCCGGCTGGTCACCGTGAACACCCTGATCACCACGACCACTCTCGTCGGCATTCTCATGGTCAACACCCAGGCGGTGCGCTTCGACCTCGGCTACACCGAACTCGCCAATCCCCGGGTGGAACGGGGCGAGCAGGCCACGCTCGTGCTCACCGTCGTGCTGTGCATTCTTGCGCTCATCAACGCCGTCGTGAGCGCCTGGACCGCAGTCCTCGACGCCCGGCAACCACTGGCTGTCGCGCGGACGCTCGGTGCGACGCCCGCGCAGGCCGGCCTGGGCCTGGCGGTGGCGCAACTGCTTCCAGCCATACCGGGCGTCGCCGTGGGGATCCCGGCCGGCGTCGGGCTTGTTACGTTCGTCAGCACCGGCGAGGTCCAGTACCCGCCCGATTCCTCGCTGCTCGCCACCGCGCTCGGAGTCCTGCTCGCCATCGCCGCGCTCACCGCCATCCCCGCGATGATTGCCACCCGGCGTCCGGTCGTGGACACACTCAGATCCGCACCGACCTGA
- a CDS encoding ABC transporter ATP-binding protein, which yields MLYGDEHALVRAVDEVDLNVPAGQSLAVMGPSGCGKSTLLYLLGGLQRPTDGQVWLADRRIDTMSERALARLRRDSLGFVFQSFHLMDELTAVENVELAALLAGQSPGRARKRAMYLLDRVGLADRATHLPAALSGGQRQRVAIARALSNEPLVVLADEPTGNLDSSATLDVLRLFEELRTAGQTLVVVTHDPRIAAVADRVIAMRDGAFVDDSRLAGTASGTLYDGRR from the coding sequence ATGCTTTACGGCGACGAGCACGCGCTGGTCCGCGCGGTCGACGAGGTCGATCTGAACGTGCCGGCCGGGCAGTCGCTGGCTGTGATGGGGCCCAGCGGCTGCGGCAAGTCCACCCTGCTGTACCTGCTCGGCGGGCTGCAGCGCCCGACCGACGGCCAGGTCTGGCTGGCCGACCGTCGGATCGACACGATGAGCGAACGGGCGCTGGCCCGGCTGCGGCGTGACAGCCTCGGGTTCGTCTTCCAGTCGTTCCACCTCATGGACGAGCTCACCGCGGTGGAGAATGTGGAGCTGGCCGCACTGCTGGCCGGCCAGTCACCGGGGCGGGCCCGCAAGCGGGCGATGTACCTGCTAGACCGGGTAGGGCTTGCCGACCGCGCCACGCACCTGCCCGCGGCGCTGTCCGGTGGGCAGCGCCAGCGGGTCGCCATCGCCCGCGCGTTGAGCAACGAGCCACTGGTCGTGCTGGCCGACGAACCCACCGGCAACCTGGACAGCTCCGCCACCCTTGACGTGCTGCGGCTGTTCGAAGAGCTGCGCACCGCAGGACAGACCCTCGTGGTGGTTACCCATGACCCCCGCATCGCCGCGGTAGCCGACCGGGTGATCGCCATGCGTGACGGCGCGTTCGTCGACGACAGCCGACTTGCCGGCACCGCCAGTGGCACCCTCTACGACGGGCGGCGCTGA
- a CDS encoding PadR family transcriptional regulator, which translates to MQDVVLAMLAKEPAHGYELRSRLRAALGPLGETMNAGQIYVTLTRLGKAGMVTSQRAEGLPDRPERRVYALTPEGQQRVATWLAEVNWPKPDLAEFHLKLVAAATARLADPVALVDAQRREVLRRLRDAQRAALERSVDPVAGLLLEGVVLRLRADLEWLEACERLWAELDPTGRKAGA; encoded by the coding sequence GTGCAGGACGTGGTGCTGGCCATGCTGGCCAAGGAGCCAGCGCACGGATACGAGCTGCGCAGCCGGCTGCGGGCCGCGCTAGGCCCGTTGGGCGAGACGATGAACGCCGGGCAGATCTACGTGACGCTGACCCGCCTGGGCAAGGCCGGGATGGTGACCTCACAGCGGGCTGAGGGCCTGCCAGACCGGCCCGAACGCCGGGTGTACGCGCTCACCCCGGAGGGGCAGCAGCGAGTCGCCACCTGGCTGGCCGAAGTGAACTGGCCGAAGCCGGACCTCGCGGAGTTTCACCTCAAGTTGGTGGCTGCCGCGACAGCCCGGCTGGCCGATCCGGTGGCCCTGGTCGACGCGCAGCGGCGTGAGGTGCTGCGCCGGCTGCGCGACGCCCAACGGGCCGCGTTGGAGCGGTCGGTGGATCCGGTCGCCGGGCTGCTGTTGGAGGGGGTCGTGCTGCGGCTGCGGGCCGACCTGGAATGGCTGGAGGCGTGTGAACGCCTGTGGGCTGAGCTTGATCCGACCGGACGGAAGGCGGGCGCGTGA
- a CDS encoding HTH domain-containing protein: MSQATELAAAAGSTDPRVGLRAVRALRRLLERLEVVQVDNARRQGWSWQEIADTLEVSRQAVHKKHAGRPAVNSSWEA, encoded by the coding sequence ATGAGTCAGGCGACAGAACTCGCGGCGGCAGCCGGCAGCACCGACCCCCGGGTCGGGCTGCGCGCCGTCCGCGCGCTACGCCGGCTACTCGAGCGGCTCGAGGTGGTCCAGGTGGACAACGCCCGACGACAGGGCTGGTCCTGGCAGGAGATCGCCGACACGCTCGAGGTCAGCCGGCAGGCCGTGCACAAGAAGCACGCCGGGCGACCGGCGGTCAACTCATCCTGGGAGGCGTGA
- a CDS encoding Clp protease N-terminal domain-containing protein, which translates to MFERFTDRARDVVKRALEEARVEGQRPVGTEHLLLALLADDAGLASRVLADAGVRADDLRERVRRHTASGGVGLGDADAAALREIGIDLAAIVARIEQSFGPDALREAVPAQRRRWGRKRYLGGPFSPRSKKALELSLREAIRLRHRHIGTEHILLGVLREGNGLGALVLTESGVDLDDLRRRVELALRAAA; encoded by the coding sequence ATGTTCGAACGGTTCACCGACCGGGCGCGCGACGTGGTGAAACGGGCACTGGAGGAGGCGCGGGTCGAGGGCCAGCGGCCGGTCGGCACCGAGCACCTGCTGCTCGCCCTGCTCGCCGACGACGCCGGGCTGGCCAGCCGGGTGCTCGCCGATGCCGGCGTTCGCGCCGACGACCTGCGCGAACGCGTCCGACGGCACACCGCCAGCGGCGGCGTCGGCCTCGGCGACGCGGACGCGGCGGCGCTGCGGGAGATCGGCATCGACCTCGCTGCGATCGTGGCCCGCATCGAGCAGTCCTTCGGCCCGGACGCGCTACGGGAGGCGGTGCCGGCACAGCGCCGCCGCTGGGGGCGTAAGCGCTACCTCGGAGGCCCGTTCTCGCCCCGCTCGAAGAAGGCGCTGGAGCTGTCCCTGCGCGAGGCCATCCGGCTGCGCCACCGCCACATCGGCACCGAGCACATCCTGCTCGGGGTGCTCCGGGAGGGCAACGGGCTGGGGGCGTTGGTGCTCACCGAGTCCGGAGTCGACCTCGACGATCTGCGCCGGCGGGTGGAGCTGGCACTGCGGGCCGCGGCCTGA
- a CDS encoding diacylglycerol/lipid kinase family protein, with the protein MDAGQDRRPSGGDGGLRSAVVVNPVKVDDLDELRRTVDDALTAAGWPAPQWYETTVDDPGRGQTEQAVKAGVDLVFACGGDGTVMSCVSGLVGTDVALAVLPQGTGNLLAANLGLSTDLAAGLQVAVERGRRLLDVGAVEDRYFTVMAGMGFDAQMLEATNETTKARIGWPAYVMGAARHLRDRPMRVQIRIDDRPAVRRRARSVLIANVGRLQGGVTLLTEAEPDDGWLDVAVLTPRNLRHWLALGWAVIRRSGQVPQLEIFRGRRVVVTSNRAQPRELDGDLITPGRQLRAEIRPQALWLCVPQPEGAPDLAVDAQGAGERGEQLIEEARRE; encoded by the coding sequence GTGGATGCTGGACAGGACAGGCGGCCCTCGGGCGGCGACGGCGGGTTGCGCTCCGCGGTGGTGGTCAACCCGGTCAAGGTCGACGATCTCGACGAGTTGCGCCGTACCGTCGACGACGCCCTGACCGCGGCCGGTTGGCCCGCGCCGCAGTGGTACGAGACGACAGTCGACGACCCGGGCCGCGGCCAGACCGAGCAGGCCGTCAAGGCCGGCGTCGACCTGGTCTTCGCCTGCGGGGGCGACGGCACGGTGATGTCCTGCGTCAGCGGGCTGGTCGGCACCGACGTCGCCCTCGCCGTGCTGCCGCAGGGCACCGGCAACCTGCTCGCCGCCAACCTGGGGCTCTCCACCGACCTGGCCGCCGGGTTGCAGGTCGCTGTCGAGCGCGGCCGACGGCTGCTCGACGTCGGCGCTGTCGAGGACAGGTACTTCACAGTGATGGCCGGGATGGGCTTCGACGCCCAGATGCTCGAGGCCACCAACGAGACCACCAAGGCCCGCATCGGCTGGCCGGCGTACGTGATGGGCGCCGCCCGTCACCTCCGGGACCGGCCGATGCGGGTGCAGATCCGCATCGACGACCGACCCGCGGTGCGCCGCCGGGCCCGTTCGGTCCTGATCGCCAACGTCGGCCGGCTACAGGGCGGTGTGACCCTGCTGACCGAAGCCGAGCCGGACGACGGCTGGCTCGACGTCGCCGTGCTCACCCCGCGCAACCTGCGGCACTGGCTCGCGCTCGGCTGGGCGGTGATCCGCCGCAGCGGCCAGGTGCCGCAGCTGGAGATCTTCCGGGGTCGGCGAGTGGTGGTCACCAGCAACCGGGCGCAGCCTCGGGAGTTGGACGGCGACCTCATCACCCCGGGCCGGCAACTGCGGGCGGAGATCCGGCCCCAGGCGCTCTGGCTCTGCGTCCCCCAGCCCGAGGGCGCCCCCGACCTGGCCGTCGACGCGCAAGGTGCCGGGGAGCGGGGCGAGCAGCTGATCGAGGAAGCACGCCGTGAGTAG
- a CDS encoding YihY/virulence factor BrkB family protein, giving the protein MSSTRIVPETRLMADEELSADDAWHTLRGQGGWHLLRDAFIRFRYGDGFSHSRAFALQLCLAVVPFLIALTGLISELGVEEGGQVVADTVLALTPGQSSQMVAELLGEGERVEDAGELALTLGLLTGLFALTTTMAQIERGANRIYGVERDRPALRKYLRAAVLAVTAGLPALAGFLILVGGGAMGDSVREHYEWGELAHGIWDVIRFPLSLGLTVIAVAVLFRHAPRRNQPGLSWLLFGAGIATALWWLASLLLAAYVRFSDGFGQTYGALTGMMALLLWANLTGMALFGGLSFAAQLEALRIGAREPAQPDLWEPDPDRAELYDTGDMSAL; this is encoded by the coding sequence GTGAGTAGCACCCGCATCGTGCCGGAGACCCGGCTGATGGCCGACGAGGAGCTGTCCGCCGACGACGCCTGGCACACACTGCGCGGGCAGGGCGGCTGGCACCTGCTGCGGGACGCGTTCATCCGGTTCCGCTACGGCGACGGGTTCAGCCACTCCCGGGCCTTCGCGCTGCAACTCTGCCTCGCCGTGGTGCCGTTCCTGATCGCCCTCACCGGCCTGATCAGCGAGCTGGGCGTCGAGGAGGGCGGCCAGGTGGTCGCCGACACCGTCCTGGCGCTCACCCCCGGCCAGAGTTCGCAGATGGTCGCCGAGCTGCTCGGCGAGGGCGAACGCGTCGAGGACGCGGGGGAGCTGGCGCTCACCCTCGGTCTGCTCACCGGCCTGTTCGCGCTCACCACCACGATGGCCCAGATCGAGCGGGGTGCCAACCGCATCTACGGCGTCGAGCGGGACCGCCCGGCGCTGCGCAAGTACCTGCGAGCCGCCGTGCTGGCCGTCACCGCCGGCCTGCCCGCGCTCGCCGGCTTCCTCATCCTGGTCGGCGGCGGCGCGATGGGCGACTCGGTCCGCGAACACTACGAGTGGGGCGAACTCGCCCACGGCATCTGGGACGTGATCCGCTTCCCGCTGAGCCTCGGGCTGACCGTCATCGCCGTCGCCGTGCTGTTCCGACACGCGCCGCGCCGCAACCAGCCCGGCCTGTCCTGGCTGCTGTTCGGCGCCGGCATCGCCACTGCGCTGTGGTGGCTGGCCAGCCTGCTGCTCGCCGCGTACGTGCGGTTCAGTGACGGTTTCGGGCAGACCTACGGTGCCCTGACCGGCATGATGGCGCTGCTGCTCTGGGCCAACCTGACCGGGATGGCGCTCTTCGGCGGGCTGTCCTTCGCCGCCCAACTGGAGGCGCTGCGCATCGGTGCGCGGGAGCCCGCCCAACCGGACCTGTGGGAGCCCGACCCGGACCGCGCCGAGCTGTACGACACCGGTGACATGTCGGCGCTCTAG
- a CDS encoding phosphatase PAP2 family protein, whose protein sequence is MTAVKEVARRPIGHFAERSIAGLVAVTGAGVAFGLLLLLVRVRWSPLQDADHALAEWFNGLVAPHHALVTVLQAVTDLGGRPILIWLVTIAVVGLLIRRQPRLAVYLIITGVGGLILDPSLKTLVGRLRPVVDVPIASAPGNSFPSGHALGSFVAYGALLLVFLPAMAPRWRKPAIVGVGVLVALVGLTRIALGVHFVSDVLAAWLLGAAWLGVTAYAFRLWRRERGRPVPPLTEGLEPEAGHDIAPAPAEEHVLAHPRSAVAELLVGWVIVFGALYGFGMYVSYHAKGTFFDTLDTEVPRWFAERHTEVLTEVSWWWSKFGDTHAILLISLVFCPLVLAVWRRWRPVLFVALAMVGELTLFLASARAIDRPRPPVENLDGQMPTSSFPSGHIAATICVWLAITLIVFPRTDRWWRWIFVALAVLMPVGVATSRMYRGMHHPTDFMGAILLSALWIGLLYLVIRPNEDLKEGNQPAIESEDVDTLDDELARAGRAD, encoded by the coding sequence GTGACCGCGGTCAAAGAGGTGGCGCGCCGTCCGATCGGTCATTTCGCCGAACGGAGCATTGCCGGCCTGGTGGCCGTCACCGGTGCCGGGGTGGCCTTCGGGCTGCTGTTGTTGCTCGTCCGGGTGCGCTGGAGCCCGCTGCAGGATGCCGACCACGCGCTCGCCGAGTGGTTCAACGGGCTCGTCGCCCCGCACCACGCGCTAGTCACAGTGCTCCAGGCGGTGACCGACCTGGGCGGTCGGCCGATCCTCATCTGGCTGGTCACCATCGCCGTGGTCGGGCTGCTGATCCGGCGGCAGCCCCGACTCGCCGTCTATCTGATCATCACGGGGGTCGGTGGTCTGATCCTCGACCCGTCGCTGAAGACGCTTGTCGGCCGGCTCCGCCCGGTCGTGGACGTGCCGATCGCCAGCGCGCCCGGCAACAGCTTCCCGAGCGGGCACGCGCTCGGCTCGTTCGTCGCGTACGGAGCTCTGCTGCTGGTGTTCCTGCCGGCGATGGCCCCCCGCTGGCGCAAGCCGGCCATCGTCGGCGTCGGTGTGCTGGTGGCACTGGTCGGGCTGACCCGGATCGCGCTGGGCGTGCACTTCGTCTCCGACGTGCTGGCCGCCTGGCTCCTCGGGGCCGCCTGGCTGGGCGTCACCGCGTACGCCTTCCGACTGTGGCGGCGGGAGCGGGGCCGGCCGGTGCCGCCGCTGACCGAGGGCCTGGAGCCGGAGGCAGGGCACGACATCGCCCCCGCCCCGGCCGAGGAACACGTGTTGGCCCACCCCCGGTCGGCGGTGGCTGAGCTGCTGGTCGGCTGGGTGATCGTGTTCGGCGCGCTGTACGGCTTCGGTATGTACGTCAGCTACCACGCCAAGGGCACCTTCTTCGACACCCTCGACACCGAGGTCCCGCGGTGGTTCGCCGAGCGGCACACCGAGGTGCTGACCGAGGTCAGCTGGTGGTGGAGCAAGTTCGGCGACACCCATGCCATCCTGCTGATCTCGCTGGTGTTCTGCCCGCTGGTGCTGGCGGTGTGGCGGCGCTGGCGCCCGGTGCTCTTCGTGGCGCTGGCGATGGTGGGTGAGCTGACCCTCTTCCTCGCGTCGGCCCGCGCGATCGACCGGCCGCGTCCGCCGGTGGAGAACCTGGACGGGCAGATGCCCACCTCGTCGTTCCCGTCCGGGCACATCGCGGCAACGATCTGTGTCTGGCTGGCGATCACCCTCATCGTGTTCCCGCGTACCGACCGGTGGTGGCGTTGGATCTTCGTGGCGCTGGCCGTGCTCATGCCGGTCGGGGTGGCCACCTCGCGGATGTACCGGGGCATGCACCACCCGACCGACTTCATGGGCGCGATCCTGCTCTCCGCGCTCTGGATCGGTCTGCTGTACCTGGTGATCCGCCCGAACGAGGACCTGAAGGAAGGCAACCAACCGGCCATCGAGTCGGAGGACGTGGACACCCTCGACGACGAGCTGGCGCGGGCCGGCCGAGCCGACTAG
- a CDS encoding endonuclease/exonuclease/phosphatase family protein yields the protein MLRVMTWNIRTGGRDRGGPDRLDQVVQVVNEQAPDVLALQELRGFDRDGLMATVAGRVGMTPHLARSCFGQPVAVLVRPPYRVVDAGSVRRPFHHAAARVVVATSAGPFTVVGTHLYPYSGGRRRMEVDWLAAAMRRDQRPLTLVAGDLNSLDPTVDHTARLAGMPALYRRRHLRRSGGAVDTRAIARLLAAGLVDLWPSGNVDAPEAAGHTVPTRLGGAEFAGMRLDYLLGSTAVAQRAHDCRVIRDGAAATASDHYPLLATLQLSPG from the coding sequence GTGCTGCGGGTGATGACCTGGAACATCCGCACCGGCGGCCGGGATCGCGGCGGCCCCGACCGGCTGGATCAGGTGGTCCAGGTCGTCAACGAGCAGGCACCTGACGTGCTGGCCCTCCAGGAGTTGCGCGGCTTCGACCGGGACGGGCTGATGGCCACAGTGGCGGGCCGGGTGGGGATGACGCCCCACCTGGCCCGGTCCTGCTTCGGGCAGCCGGTGGCGGTGCTGGTCCGGCCGCCGTACCGGGTGGTCGACGCCGGGTCGGTGCGCCGCCCGTTCCACCACGCCGCCGCCCGCGTCGTGGTGGCCACGTCCGCCGGTCCGTTCACAGTGGTGGGCACCCACCTCTACCCGTACTCCGGGGGTAGGCGGCGAATGGAGGTCGACTGGTTGGCCGCCGCCATGCGTCGCGACCAGCGGCCGCTGACGCTGGTCGCCGGTGACCTCAACTCGCTCGACCCGACCGTCGACCACACCGCCCGGCTGGCGGGCATGCCGGCCCTCTACCGGCGGCGGCACCTGCGTCGCTCCGGCGGCGCCGTGGACACCCGCGCGATCGCCCGCCTGCTCGCCGCCGGCCTGGTCGACCTCTGGCCGTCGGGCAACGTCGACGCGCCGGAGGCCGCCGGCCACACCGTGCCCACCCGACTCGGCGGTGCCGAGTTCGCCGGGATGCGGTTGGACTACCTGCTCGGCAGCACGGCGGTGGCGCAGCGGGCGCACGACTGTCGGGTGATCCGCGACGGCGCGGCGGCCACCGCCTCCGACCACTATCCGCTGCTCGCCACGCTGCAGTTGTCTCCCGGCTGA
- a CDS encoding alpha/beta fold hydrolase, whose protein sequence is MNRGAAPPPPGSPRRSAVGRFGPAELRLAMAAPRAAGGLTSEWRVVDGLRTHTRRSADPGTGAPPVVLVHGLAVSHRYLTPLAVALSTTHQVYVPDLPGFGLTEHPPGAYDVRRHADHLAAWLAAYQLPPVCLLGHSFGAEVAAAVAATHPDAVRALVLAGPTSDPAARSRQAQFGRWLVDSLREAPLQAPILVRDVWNARPWRVLATLSHSVRNAIEADLVRVSAPTVVVTGDRDPVVPERWRDEATRLVPEAALVVVPGAAHNVVTTAPTAVADAIRHLLAPQPALTDR, encoded by the coding sequence GTGAACCGAGGTGCGGCACCTCCGCCGCCCGGGTCGCCCCGCCGCAGCGCCGTCGGCCGGTTCGGGCCGGCCGAGCTGCGGCTCGCCATGGCCGCGCCCCGGGCTGCCGGCGGACTGACCAGCGAATGGCGGGTCGTCGACGGACTGCGCACCCACACCCGCCGCAGCGCCGACCCGGGGACCGGGGCGCCACCCGTGGTGCTGGTACACGGCCTGGCGGTCTCGCACCGGTATCTCACCCCGCTGGCCGTCGCGCTCTCCACCACCCATCAGGTGTACGTGCCGGACCTGCCCGGCTTCGGGCTGACCGAACACCCCCCGGGCGCGTACGACGTCCGCCGGCACGCCGACCACCTGGCCGCCTGGCTGGCCGCGTACCAGTTGCCGCCGGTCTGCCTGCTGGGGCACTCGTTCGGCGCGGAAGTGGCCGCCGCGGTCGCCGCGACCCACCCCGACGCGGTACGCGCGCTGGTGTTGGCCGGACCGACGAGTGACCCGGCGGCCCGGTCCCGACAAGCCCAGTTCGGTCGTTGGCTGGTGGACAGCCTGCGCGAGGCGCCGCTACAGGCCCCGATCCTGGTGCGGGACGTCTGGAACGCCCGGCCCTGGCGGGTTCTCGCCACCCTGTCGCACTCGGTGCGGAACGCGATCGAGGCGGACCTCGTCCGCGTCAGCGCGCCGACCGTCGTCGTGACCGGCGACCGTGACCCGGTCGTGCCGGAACGGTGGCGGGACGAGGCGACACGGCTGGTGCCGGAGGCGGCCCTGGTGGTCGTCCCCGGAGCCGCGCACAACGTGGTCACGACCGCCCCGACTGCCGTCGCCGACGCGATCCGGCACCTGCTCGCCCCTCAACCCGCACTCACGGACAGGTGA